In the genome of Ignavibacteriota bacterium, one region contains:
- a CDS encoding fumarate reductase/succinate dehydrogenase flavoprotein subunit codes for MVKLNSKIPEGNISEKWTNHKFNMKLVNPANKRKYEVIIVGTGLAGASAAATLGELGYKVKAFTYHDSSRRAHSIAAQGGINAAKNYQNDGDSIYRLFYDTVKGGDFRSREANVHRLAEVSNNIIDQCVAQGVPFAREYGGTLANRSFGGAQVSRTFYARGETGQQLLLGAYSSLNRQIHDGNVQMFHRREMLDIVIVDGKAKGIVVRNLVTGEIESYSAQAVILATGGYSNVFFLSTSAMNCNATAIWRAHKKGALFANPCYTQIHPTALPLHGEGQSKLVLMSESLRNDGRVWVPKNVGENRSPENIPESERDYYLERRYPSFGNLAPRDVSSRSAKYVCDEGRGVNGGRSVYLDFADAIKRIGAEKVKEKYGNLFEMYENITGENPYKVPMQIYPAPHYTMGGLWVDYNLMSTIDGLFILGEANFSDHGANRLGASALMQGLADGYFVIPYTLSNYFASEKPEKVSTDKNEFKDVEKKVKDEVNKLLSINGNQTVDEIHRKLGELLIADVGMSREKEKLEKVIKSISDLREEFWKDVKVVGKGEELNQTLERAGRVADFLELGELMAVDSLNRNESCGAHFREEYQTEDGEAIRNDDEYAYVAAWEYEKAGKWNLHKEELNFEYVKLATRSYK; via the coding sequence ATGGTAAAATTAAATTCGAAAATTCCGGAAGGAAATATTTCCGAAAAATGGACAAATCATAAATTCAATATGAAACTTGTCAATCCGGCGAATAAAAGAAAGTATGAAGTAATTATTGTTGGAACGGGATTGGCCGGCGCTTCTGCTGCCGCAACTTTAGGTGAATTAGGTTATAAAGTAAAAGCGTTTACTTATCATGACTCATCCAGAAGAGCTCACTCAATTGCTGCTCAAGGCGGAATTAATGCCGCTAAAAATTATCAAAATGACGGAGATTCCATTTATAGATTGTTTTACGATACCGTAAAAGGCGGAGATTTCAGATCTAGAGAAGCTAATGTTCATAGACTTGCGGAAGTCAGTAATAATATTATTGATCAGTGTGTCGCTCAAGGCGTTCCTTTTGCAAGAGAGTATGGCGGAACTTTGGCCAACAGATCATTCGGCGGCGCTCAGGTTTCAAGAACATTTTATGCAAGAGGTGAAACGGGACAGCAGTTATTGCTTGGTGCTTACAGTTCTTTAAATCGTCAAATTCATGATGGAAATGTTCAAATGTTCCATCGAAGGGAAATGCTTGATATTGTAATTGTTGATGGAAAAGCAAAAGGAATTGTTGTAAGAAATTTAGTTACAGGCGAAATTGAAAGTTATTCGGCCCAAGCGGTAATTTTGGCTACCGGCGGATATTCAAATGTATTCTTTCTATCAACAAGCGCTATGAATTGTAACGCAACTGCAATATGGCGAGCTCATAAAAAAGGAGCGCTTTTTGCAAATCCATGCTATACTCAAATTCATCCAACAGCATTACCTTTGCATGGGGAAGGACAATCAAAATTGGTTTTAATGAGTGAAAGTTTAAGGAACGATGGAAGAGTTTGGGTACCTAAAAATGTAGGAGAAAATCGAAGTCCTGAAAATATTCCGGAAAGCGAAAGAGATTATTATTTGGAAAGAAGGTATCCTTCATTTGGAAATTTGGCTCCTAGAGACGTATCCTCAAGAAGTGCGAAATATGTTTGCGATGAAGGAAGAGGAGTAAACGGAGGTCGTTCGGTTTATTTAGATTTTGCAGATGCAATTAAAAGAATTGGTGCTGAAAAAGTTAAAGAAAAATACGGCAATCTTTTTGAAATGTATGAAAATATTACCGGTGAAAATCCTTATAAAGTCCCTATGCAGATTTACCCGGCACCACATTATACAATGGGTGGACTTTGGGTTGATTACAATTTGATGAGTACAATAGATGGATTGTTCATTCTTGGCGAAGCTAATTTTTCAGATCATGGCGCAAACCGACTTGGTGCAAGCGCATTGATGCAAGGTTTAGCGGACGGGTATTTTGTTATTCCATATACTTTAAGCAATTATTTCGCAAGCGAAAAACCCGAAAAAGTATCGACTGATAAAAATGAATTCAAAGATGTTGAAAAGAAAGTAAAAGATGAAGTAAATAAATTGCTTTCAATAAACGGCAATCAAACAGTTGATGAAATACATAGAAAATTGGGTGAATTATTAATTGCGGATGTGGGAATGTCGCGTGAAAAAGAAAAATTAGAAAAAGTTATAAAATCAATAAGTGATTTAAGAGAAGAATTTTGGAAAGACGTAAAAGTTGTTGGAAAAGGCGAGGAATTAAATCAAACATTAGAACGAGCCGGAAGGGTTGCCGATTTTCTTGAGTTAGGCGAACTAATGGCGGTTGATTCATTAAATAGAAATGAATCTTGCGGCGCTCATTTTAGGGAAGAATATCAGACTGAAGACGGAGAAGCGATACGTAACGATGACGAATATGCTTATGTCGCAGCTTGGGAATATGAAAAAGCGGGTAAATGGAATCTGCATAAAGAAGAATTAAATTTCGAGTATGTTAAATTAGCAACAAGGAGTTACAAATAA
- a CDS encoding DUF362 domain-containing protein, translating to MNRREFFRKSSYAGIAACTYFSFGDKLNVFAKSKSPNSELFDLVAIKGGEPDAMFDEAIKSLGGMNKFVKKNQKVVIKPNIGWDTIPERGANTNPKLISQIVKRCFDAGAKDVYVFDHTCDNWNKCYSNSGIEKAAKDAGAKVVTGNSESYYQKVDLKSGKNLTSTTEHELILDSDVFINVPILKNHSSAELTISMKNLMGNVWDRGFWHRNDLHQCIADYASYRKPDLNIVDAYFVMKRNGPRGVSNEDVLTLKSQIISTDIVAADSAAAKLFGKEPSEIGYIKIANDMKIGTMDLSKLKINRIIL from the coding sequence ATGAATAGGAGAGAATTTTTTAGAAAAAGTTCCTATGCGGGAATTGCTGCTTGCACATATTTTTCATTTGGTGACAAATTAAATGTTTTCGCGAAAAGTAAAAGTCCTAATTCCGAATTATTTGATTTAGTTGCCATCAAAGGAGGTGAGCCTGACGCAATGTTTGATGAGGCAATTAAATCTTTAGGCGGAATGAATAAGTTTGTTAAAAAAAATCAAAAAGTTGTTATAAAACCAAATATCGGCTGGGATACTATTCCAGAAAGAGGTGCTAATACAAATCCAAAATTAATTTCTCAAATTGTTAAGCGATGTTTTGACGCGGGTGCAAAAGATGTTTATGTTTTTGATCATACTTGTGACAATTGGAATAAATGTTATTCTAACAGTGGTATTGAAAAAGCCGCAAAAGATGCGGGAGCCAAAGTTGTTACCGGCAACAGTGAAAGTTATTATCAAAAAGTTGATTTAAAATCCGGTAAAAATTTAACTTCTACAACAGAACACGAACTTATTTTGGATTCTGACGTTTTTATAAATGTACCAATCTTAAAAAATCATTCAAGTGCGGAGCTAACAATTTCTATGAAAAATTTAATGGGGAACGTTTGGGATAGGGGTTTTTGGCATAGAAACGATTTGCACCAATGCATTGCGGACTACGCGAGTTACAGAAAACCCGATTTGAATATTGTTGACGCATATTTTGTGATGAAAAGAAATGGTCCCCGAGGTGTTTCCAATGAAGACGTATTAACTTTAAAATCTCAAATAATATCTACGGATATTGTTGCGGCTGATTCAGCTGCGGCTAAATTATTTGGAAAAGAACCAAGTGAAATTGGTTACATAAAAATTGCTAATGATATGAAAATTGGAACAATGGATTTGTCAAAGCTAAAAATAAACAGAATTATACTTTGA
- a CDS encoding PAS domain-containing protein, whose product MRPQIQPTNVEMLLRDDDFIVSKTDTKGVINYCNRIFMEFAKYEEQELLGQQHNIVRHPDMPRCIFKLLWSTVQDKKEINAYVKNMSKDGSFYWVDANVTPVMDDKGVIQGYYSVRRKPDPKKLEKVKKMYNLLLSEEKKYGSKDGLIASEKLLNKILNDEGKTYEEFIFSL is encoded by the coding sequence ATGAGACCACAAATTCAACCAACCAATGTTGAAATGCTACTAAGGGATGACGATTTTATTGTGTCAAAAACCGATACCAAAGGAGTGATAAATTACTGTAACCGTATTTTTATGGAGTTTGCAAAATACGAGGAACAAGAATTACTTGGTCAACAACATAATATCGTTCGCCATCCGGATATGCCTAGATGCATTTTTAAATTATTATGGAGTACAGTTCAAGATAAAAAAGAAATTAATGCCTATGTAAAAAACATGTCTAAGGACGGATCATTTTACTGGGTTGATGCAAATGTTACGCCGGTAATGGATGATAAGGGAGTTATACAAGGATATTATTCGGTAAGACGGAAACCGGATCCAAAAAAATTAGAGAAAGTAAAAAAAATGTATAACCTTTTACTATCAGAAGAAAAAAAATATGGTTCAAAGGATGGTTTAATAGCTTCCGAAAAATTACTTAACAAAATTTTAAATGATGAAGGCAAAACCTATGAAGAATTTATTTTCAGTCTATAA
- a CDS encoding ParA family protein translates to MNNIVLSVAAPKGGVGKTTTAVNIAVALSLKNKKTLLLDADPSGFASSAFGYDEDKIFGNVMDLYKKTKSIHSIIHKTELRYLEIIPFAKINYDEEVVFNGLTSDKSIIKEAVNQIKHKYDYVIIDCPPFLYGSTINSLIATDYLIIPVKSSKFSLEAVDKMMNFVTEIKKYENPKLQVDGLLLTMYELNTKAAFNTKKELFEKYPNLVFKTSVPKNTEVAESTFYNKPIILFNSESKASKAYLKLAEELIEKHETLHLMGVTGFDNLDFLDEEPVQKIENENQEIIYFAK, encoded by the coding sequence ATGAACAATATTGTACTTTCTGTGGCTGCTCCAAAAGGGGGAGTAGGAAAAACTACTACGGCAGTCAATATTGCAGTTGCATTATCACTCAAAAATAAAAAAACATTACTTCTTGATGCAGATCCAAGCGGTTTTGCAAGTTCCGCATTCGGCTATGATGAAGATAAAATATTTGGGAATGTTATGGATTTGTACAAAAAAACCAAATCCATTCATTCTATAATTCATAAAACCGAATTGAGGTACTTGGAAATTATTCCTTTCGCAAAAATTAATTATGATGAAGAAGTTGTTTTTAATGGTTTAACGAGTGATAAAAGTATAATCAAAGAAGCTGTCAATCAAATTAAACATAAATATGATTACGTAATTATTGACTGCCCGCCATTTCTCTACGGATCAACTATTAATAGTCTTATTGCAACCGATTATTTAATCATTCCGGTGAAATCTTCAAAATTTTCATTAGAAGCCGTTGATAAAATGATGAACTTTGTAACAGAAATTAAAAAATATGAAAACCCAAAATTGCAAGTTGATGGACTGCTTTTAACTATGTACGAATTAAATACAAAAGCGGCGTTTAATACAAAAAAAGAATTATTTGAGAAATATCCGAATTTGGTTTTTAAAACCTCAGTACCAAAAAATACCGAAGTTGCCGAATCTACATTTTATAATAAACCTATAATTTTGTTTAATTCCGAATCGAAAGCCTCTAAAGCGTATTTGAAATTAGCCGAAGAATTGATAGAAAAGCACGAAACTCTACATTTAATGGGAGTTACCGGTTTTGATAATTTGGATTTTTTGGACGAAGAGCCCGTCCAAAAAATTGAAAATGAAAATCAAGAAATAATTTATTTCGCAAAATAA
- a CDS encoding mechanosensitive ion channel — translation MDNYLLTLQNYITIYGLKILGSVLILIIGLWLAKLIAANISKHLIKKNTDPTLVKFLTSLVRFTLITFVVIAAISQAGVETTSFIAVLGAAGLAVGLALQGSLSNFASGVMLIIFRPIKVGDYIEGGGNQGIVEEIGIFVTTLLSLDNKQIFVPNAKLTADNIVNYSGKEIRRVDLVFGVGYKEDIDNIRKIIIEALYKNSKIIGEPKPDILVSKLADSSVNFEVRPWCKTSDYWDVYYSVTEDVKKKFVEHAIKVPYPQREVHLNQN, via the coding sequence ATGGATAATTATTTATTAACATTGCAGAATTATATTACAATTTACGGACTAAAAATTTTAGGTTCCGTATTGATACTGATTATTGGTTTATGGTTAGCAAAGTTAATTGCCGCTAATATCAGTAAACATCTTATCAAAAAGAATACTGATCCTACATTAGTTAAGTTTTTAACATCTTTGGTGCGATTTACATTAATTACTTTTGTTGTAATCGCCGCTATAAGTCAAGCAGGAGTTGAGACAACTTCTTTTATTGCAGTTCTTGGTGCGGCAGGTTTGGCAGTAGGCTTAGCTTTGCAAGGTTCACTTTCCAATTTTGCTTCCGGAGTTATGTTAATTATATTCAGACCAATTAAAGTCGGAGATTACATTGAAGGCGGAGGAAATCAAGGTATTGTTGAAGAAATAGGCATTTTTGTTACAACATTATTATCACTCGATAACAAACAGATTTTTGTTCCTAATGCAAAACTGACGGCTGATAACATTGTAAATTATTCCGGCAAAGAAATTAGAAGAGTCGATTTAGTATTTGGTGTTGGATATAAAGAAGATATTGACAATATACGTAAAATTATAATCGAAGCATTATATAAAAATTCCAAAATTATTGGTGAACCTAAACCGGATATTCTTGTTAGTAAATTAGCGGACAGTAGCGTTAACTTTGAAGTTCGCCCATGGTGTAAAACTTCCGATTATTGGGACGTTTATTACAGCGTAACTGAAGATGTTAAGAAAAAGTTTGTAGAGCATGCAATAAAAGTTCCTTATCCTCAACGAGAAGTACATTTAAATCAAAATTAA
- a CDS encoding 4Fe-4S binding protein, with translation MEEYYQIPVCPIGTFLGILSKFSIYKIAVIEQNCISCGDCETVCKANCIESESQKVDFTRCVGCFNCFDVCPSIGISYVPRYSLKSKKINKLSRNSSRRNFLINIGIFIFGSNLILKAQKKIEVYKDSKIPVIRKTPISPPGSISVENFIDKCTACSLCVASCPTQVLQPSFLEYGLLGIFQPRMDYLKSYCNYDCVICSEVCPTGAIIPQNLEKKQLIQLGKAKFVKENCVVYSQKTDCGACAEHCPTKAVEMIFDKTVKLKAPFLKEEICIGCGACEHACPTKPYKSIYVEGNSIHQTAQKPKTEKINEKIDLKEEFPF, from the coding sequence TTGGAAGAATATTATCAAATACCGGTTTGCCCGATTGGAACTTTTCTAGGAATTTTATCAAAATTTTCTATTTATAAAATTGCCGTTATTGAGCAAAATTGTATTTCATGCGGAGATTGTGAAACCGTATGCAAAGCGAACTGCATTGAATCCGAGTCTCAAAAAGTAGATTTCACCAGATGCGTAGGTTGTTTTAATTGCTTTGATGTTTGTCCGTCAATCGGAATTAGTTATGTACCGAGATATTCTTTAAAATCAAAAAAAATAAACAAACTAAGTAGAAATTCGTCACGCAGGAATTTTTTAATAAATATTGGAATTTTTATATTTGGCTCTAATTTAATTTTAAAAGCTCAAAAAAAAATAGAGGTTTATAAAGACAGTAAAATTCCGGTAATAAGAAAAACTCCTATATCTCCACCGGGCTCAATTTCAGTAGAGAATTTCATTGATAAATGCACCGCTTGCAGTTTATGTGTTGCAAGTTGCCCGACACAAGTTTTACAGCCTTCATTTTTAGAATACGGTTTGCTAGGAATTTTTCAGCCACGAATGGATTATTTAAAGAGTTATTGCAATTATGACTGCGTTATATGTTCGGAAGTTTGTCCAACCGGCGCAATAATTCCTCAGAATTTAGAGAAAAAACAATTAATTCAATTAGGGAAAGCTAAATTTGTTAAGGAAAACTGTGTTGTATATTCTCAAAAAACAGATTGCGGCGCTTGTGCCGAACATTGTCCAACTAAAGCAGTCGAAATGATTTTTGATAAAACGGTTAAATTAAAGGCACCGTTTCTTAAAGAAGAAATATGTATTGGATGCGGAGCATGCGAACATGCGTGTCCTACTAAACCATATAAATCAATTTACGTTGAAGGCAATTCAATCCATCAAACCGCACAAAAGCCAAAAACAGAGAAAATTAATGAAAAAATCGATTTAAAAGAAGAATTCCCTTTTTAA
- a CDS encoding response regulator: MFNVLLVEDNSGTQILLKNILKRKFYCNVYTAKDGLEALKLVPISKPDFILLDYMMPNMDGYDFLKELRQRKMHRNIPVIVISAVNEKISLNKILALGVKDYILKPFNIETTLEKIAKVMNERNKDLTLSLKNLESRVTLLERQNKTLKKLNSETSLIDRRIFLN; the protein is encoded by the coding sequence ATGTTTAATGTATTATTAGTTGAAGATAACAGCGGCACACAAATTTTACTTAAGAATATTCTTAAAAGAAAATTTTACTGCAATGTTTATACCGCGAAAGATGGATTAGAAGCATTGAAGCTTGTGCCAATAAGCAAACCTGATTTTATACTTTTAGATTATATGATGCCGAATATGGATGGATATGATTTTCTAAAAGAATTACGTCAAAGAAAAATGCACAGAAATATTCCCGTAATTGTAATTTCTGCCGTTAACGAAAAAATATCATTAAATAAAATTTTGGCTCTCGGAGTTAAAGATTATATCTTAAAGCCATTCAATATTGAAACTACATTAGAGAAAATTGCAAAAGTAATGAACGAAAGAAATAAAGATCTTACTTTAAGTTTAAAAAATCTGGAATCTAGAGTAACATTACTTGAAAGACAAAATAAAACGCTTAAAAAATTAAATTCAGAAACTTCTTTAATTGACAGAAGAATATTTTTAAACTAG
- a CDS encoding DNA starvation/stationary phase protection protein, with amino-acid sequence MVELTKQLNQNLSDVQVLYVKLHNYHWNIKGQLFFGIHKQTEEYYEYFATVYDDIAERILQIGGKPLVTVKSYLETAKISEEGKTEFSASEVLNSLLDDFNYLLKEFIKTSQLASGKNDIGTQMMADEKTAWLEKAIWMLNSSKG; translated from the coding sequence ATGGTAGAACTTACAAAACAACTCAATCAAAATTTGTCGGATGTACAAGTTTTGTACGTAAAACTTCACAATTATCATTGGAATATAAAAGGACAGCTTTTTTTTGGAATTCATAAACAAACTGAAGAATATTATGAATATTTTGCCACGGTTTATGATGATATTGCCGAAAGAATTTTGCAGATTGGCGGCAAACCATTAGTTACAGTAAAAAGCTATTTGGAAACCGCAAAAATTTCTGAAGAAGGCAAAACTGAATTTTCAGCAAGTGAAGTACTTAATAGTTTGCTAGATGACTTTAATTATTTGCTGAAGGAATTTATAAAAACTTCACAATTAGCATCTGGTAAAAATGATATAGGCACTCAAATGATGGCGGACGAAAAAACTGCTTGGTTAGAAAAGGCAATTTGGATGCTGAATTCAAGTAAGGGTTAA
- a CDS encoding 4Fe-4S binding protein, translated as MNLQILKKIRVIISLIFFISFLILFFDLSFSIQSAFAKYPIFLQFIPSLKDFLATFSFTVFGFFIIIILTLFLGRVYCSVVCPLGILQDIIIYLRDRKKRIKNKFSISFEKTRYAFLIITIFSFLFGISIFISLLDPYSNFGRILSNTGLPDWNFSRNFIKIFYL; from the coding sequence ATGAATCTTCAAATCCTCAAAAAGATCAGAGTAATAATTTCGTTAATATTTTTTATTTCATTTCTGATTTTATTTTTCGACTTATCATTTTCAATTCAGTCAGCTTTTGCTAAATATCCCATTTTCTTGCAATTTATTCCTTCACTTAAAGATTTTCTCGCGACATTTTCATTTACAGTATTTGGATTTTTCATCATAATAATTCTTACTTTATTTTTGGGAAGAGTTTACTGCTCTGTTGTTTGTCCTCTTGGTATTTTGCAAGATATAATAATTTATTTAAGAGATAGAAAAAAACGAATCAAAAATAAATTTTCAATTTCTTTTGAAAAAACCAGATATGCATTTTTAATTATTACAATATTTTCCTTTTTATTTGGAATTTCTATTTTTATCTCTTTACTTGATCCGTACAGTAATTTTGGAAGAATATTATCAAATACCGGTTTGCCCGATTGGAACTTTTCTAGGAATTTTATCAAAATTTTCTATTTATAA
- a CDS encoding succinate dehydrogenase cytochrome b subunit produces MSWLLDRLNSSIGKKIIMAITGLSLLFFLVIHLVNNLLLFAGPEVFNKNVEQLESIKPIIRVVEVVLLLIFALHIYNALKLYFENKKAKPLKYAVDASSQNSTFYSRYMTVSGIIILVFLIIHLATFWKTFNFDAHKLEVEFPFYTIVQDAFANPIISIFYIVVMFFLGIHLNHAFQSAFQTFGLRNKKFTWVIEKFGTLIAIVITIGFASIPVIFYIASLGGK; encoded by the coding sequence ATGAGCTGGCTTTTAGATCGCTTAAATTCTTCCATTGGAAAAAAAATTATTATGGCAATTACTGGGTTATCGTTATTGTTTTTCCTAGTAATTCACCTTGTTAATAATTTATTACTTTTCGCTGGACCAGAAGTGTTTAATAAAAATGTTGAACAGCTTGAATCAATTAAACCAATAATTAGAGTTGTAGAAGTTGTTTTACTTTTAATATTTGCATTGCATATTTATAACGCATTAAAATTATATTTTGAAAATAAAAAGGCCAAACCGCTTAAATATGCTGTTGATGCGTCTTCACAAAACAGCACTTTTTATTCAAGATATATGACTGTTTCCGGAATAATTATTTTGGTATTTCTAATAATTCATTTGGCAACTTTCTGGAAAACATTCAATTTCGACGCTCATAAATTAGAGGTTGAATTTCCGTTTTACACAATCGTTCAAGATGCATTTGCAAATCCAATTATTTCAATTTTCTATATTGTTGTGATGTTCTTTTTGGGAATTCATCTCAATCATGCGTTTCAAAGTGCTTTTCAAACATTTGGACTAAGAAATAAGAAATTTACATGGGTAATTGAAAAATTTGGGACATTAATTGCAATTGTAATTACAATTGGTTTTGCGTCAATTCCGGTAATTTTTTACATAGCTTCGCTGGGAGGTAAATAA
- a CDS encoding peroxiredoxin produces the protein MEETQIFSLPRLNEPAPDFNAKTTHGIIKLSDLKGKWVVLFSHPADFTPVCTTEFIAFAKKNEEFKKLNTQVIGLSIDSIYSHLAWVKNIKDNFDIEIPFPIIDDLSMKVAKSYGMIHPGASDTSAVRAVFIIDAEGILRSMIYYPLTNGRSIDEILRIVEALQTSQKYGVATPENWKPGEKVIVPPPLTQEGQAKRKDEGYDYTDWYFSKKSL, from the coding sequence ATGGAAGAAACACAAATATTTAGTTTACCACGACTTAATGAACCGGCACCGGATTTTAATGCAAAAACAACTCACGGGATTATAAAACTATCAGATCTAAAAGGGAAATGGGTTGTACTTTTTTCACATCCAGCTGATTTTACTCCGGTTTGTACAACAGAATTTATAGCATTCGCTAAAAAAAATGAAGAGTTCAAAAAACTAAACACTCAAGTTATAGGTCTAAGTATTGATAGTATTTATTCCCATTTGGCTTGGGTAAAAAACATTAAAGATAATTTTGATATAGAAATACCATTTCCAATAATTGATGATTTAAGCATGAAAGTTGCAAAGTCTTATGGTATGATACATCCGGGAGCTTCCGATACATCTGCCGTACGTGCCGTATTTATTATTGATGCTGAAGGAATTTTAAGATCAATGATTTATTATCCATTGACAAACGGTAGAAGTATAGATGAAATTTTACGAATAGTCGAAGCTTTACAAACAAGTCAAAAATACGGAGTTGCAACTCCGGAAAATTGGAAACCGGGAGAAAAAGTAATTGTTCCGCCTCCATTGACACAAGAAGGACAGGCAAAACGAAAAGATGAAGGTTACGATTATACCGATTGGTATTTCAGCAAAAAATCTTTATAA
- a CDS encoding succinate dehydrogenase/fumarate reductase iron-sulfur subunit, whose protein sequence is MAHSSINLTLKIWRQQSETTKGNFEEFKVSVSPHASILELLDELNNRLEKEGKIPIAFESDCREGICGTCGLVINGHPHGPLPKTATCQLHMRNFKNGDTIFIEPFRASAFKIIRDLIVDRSGFDKIQQAGGYVSFNTGSAPDANAIPISKEIASLALDAAECIGCGACVAACKNSSAMLFVGAKVSQFALLPQGQSERMERVDAMVAAMDEAGFGSCTNTYACEAECPKGISVSNIARMNRDFIKSIFV, encoded by the coding sequence ATGGCACATTCAAGCATTAATTTAACATTGAAAATTTGGAGACAGCAATCTGAAACTACAAAAGGGAATTTTGAAGAATTTAAAGTTTCCGTTTCACCTCACGCATCTATTTTAGAATTACTTGATGAATTAAATAACAGATTGGAAAAGGAAGGAAAAATTCCTATTGCCTTCGAAAGTGATTGCCGCGAGGGGATTTGCGGAACTTGTGGATTAGTTATAAACGGACATCCTCACGGACCATTACCAAAAACAGCAACATGTCAATTGCATATGCGTAACTTTAAAAACGGCGATACAATTTTTATTGAGCCGTTCAGAGCATCCGCGTTTAAAATAATTAGAGATTTAATTGTTGATCGAAGCGGATTTGATAAAATTCAACAAGCAGGTGGTTATGTTTCCTTTAATACCGGAAGCGCGCCAGACGCAAATGCAATTCCAATTTCAAAAGAAATTGCTTCCTTAGCATTAGACGCGGCTGAATGTATTGGCTGCGGCGCATGTGTTGCAGCATGTAAAAATTCTTCGGCAATGTTGTTTGTCGGCGCAAAAGTTTCGCAATTCGCGCTTCTGCCGCAAGGTCAATCAGAAAGAATGGAAAGAGTTGATGCAATGGTTGCAGCAATGGACGAAGCTGGGTTTGGAAGCTGTACAAATACCTATGCTTGCGAAGCTGAATGCCCCAAAGGAATTTCTGTATCAAATATTGCAAGAATGAACAGAGATTTTATTAAATCAATTTTTGTTTAA
- a CDS encoding transcriptional repressor: protein MEFQKKIDLFIEKCRTNGLSVTPQRLAIYKALVKDKTHPKPETVHKNILGEFPTISLATVYKTLETFEEKGIISVVTPLHETVRYEAEIENHHHIVCVRCKKILDVHDPELNELKVPEILSGHSFINYNIQFNVICDDCKN, encoded by the coding sequence ATGGAATTTCAAAAGAAAATAGATTTATTTATAGAGAAATGCCGAACTAATGGTTTAAGCGTTACTCCACAGAGATTAGCAATTTATAAAGCTCTTGTAAAAGATAAAACTCATCCAAAGCCGGAAACTGTGCATAAAAATATTTTAGGTGAATTCCCAACAATTTCACTTGCTACTGTTTATAAAACTTTGGAAACTTTTGAAGAAAAGGGAATAATTTCGGTAGTCACGCCATTACATGAAACTGTACGATATGAAGCCGAAATTGAAAATCATCATCATATAGTTTGCGTTAGGTGTAAAAAAATATTAGATGTTCATGATCCGGAATTAAATGAATTAAAAGTGCCTGAAATTTTATCCGGACATAGTTTTATAAATTATAATATTCAGTTTAATGTTATTTGCGATGATTGTAAGAATTAG